From Eubacterium sp. 1001713B170207_170306_E7, one genomic window encodes:
- a CDS encoding methylenetetrahydrofolate reductase C-terminal domain-containing protein: MIISQKKSFEDVLEYLKDAKKVVITGCSECATVCKTGGEEEVEAMKAALEAEGKEVLATKVLTTSCNVLLNKKELKEIKGELGDADAVLCMACGDGVQTVAKGVKKETYPANDTMFVGETVRNGIFEEMCKTCGDCVLGRTAAICPITRCGKSLLNGACGGSRDGKCEVIPENDCAWIEIYKKLKEQGKEELLEEIQPLRGYKKVAYPRTINLRDQEKDGE, from the coding sequence ATGATTATTTCTCAAAAGAAATCTTTTGAAGATGTATTAGAATATTTAAAGGACGCAAAGAAAGTGGTCATCACCGGTTGCTCTGAATGTGCAACAGTTTGTAAAACCGGTGGAGAAGAAGAAGTTGAAGCCATGAAAGCTGCATTGGAAGCCGAAGGCAAAGAAGTTCTGGCAACCAAGGTTTTAACAACTTCCTGTAATGTGCTTTTAAACAAAAAAGAATTAAAGGAAATCAAAGGCGAACTGGGCGATGCCGACGCTGTTCTGTGTATGGCATGTGGCGATGGTGTCCAGACGGTTGCCAAGGGCGTTAAAAAGGAAACCTACCCGGCCAATGACACCATGTTTGTCGGCGAAACCGTCCGCAATGGTATCTTTGAAGAAATGTGTAAGACCTGCGGGGACTGTGTACTTGGCAGAACCGCGGCAATCTGCCCGATTACCCGCTGTGGCAAGTCTTTATTAAACGGCGCCTGTGGTGGCTCCAGAGACGGTAAATGCGAAGTTATTCCTGAAAATGACTGCGCATGGATTGAAATCTATAAAAAATTAAAAGAACAGGGTAAAGAAGAATTACTCGAAGAAATTCAGCCATTACGCGGCTATAAAAAGGTTGCATACCCAAGAACCATTAATTTAAGAGATCAGGAAAAGGATGGTGAATAA
- the rsmA gene encoding 16S rRNA (adenine(1518)-N(6)/adenine(1519)-N(6))-dimethyltransferase RsmA: MEKLTSPRVIEGILNKYDLHFNKRYGQNFLIDENIVRKIVEAGNVHKTDTVLEVGPGIGTMTQVLAEAADKVYSVEIDKKLIPVLAETLEDCDNVEIIQGDILKTDIAGLLQTNLQEKPLKIVANLPYYVTTPIIMGFLESDLPIEQMTFMIQKEVGERLCAEPGTKAYGSLTIAAQFYAETEVSFYVPAAVFMPRPKVDSIVVTLKKRTAPVIQVTDKKLFFQIVKASFLNRRKTLINGLQMNTDYPKKQLLAALEKCGIAPGVRGETLTGEDFARLANTLSGE, translated from the coding sequence ATGGAGAAACTGACCTCCCCAAGGGTAATTGAGGGGATCTTAAATAAATATGACCTGCATTTCAACAAACGCTATGGACAAAACTTTCTGATTGATGAGAATATTGTTCGGAAAATTGTCGAAGCCGGCAATGTACACAAAACCGATACCGTATTGGAAGTAGGGCCGGGGATCGGCACCATGACTCAGGTATTGGCCGAAGCGGCCGATAAGGTCTATTCTGTCGAAATAGATAAAAAATTAATACCGGTTCTGGCTGAAACCCTGGAAGACTGCGACAATGTGGAGATTATCCAGGGCGATATTTTAAAAACGGATATCGCTGGACTGCTTCAGACCAATTTGCAGGAAAAACCTTTAAAAATCGTCGCAAACCTGCCATATTACGTGACCACCCCCATTATTATGGGATTTCTGGAATCCGATCTGCCCATTGAGCAGATGACCTTTATGATCCAGAAGGAAGTGGGGGAGCGGCTTTGTGCAGAGCCAGGAACAAAGGCCTACGGTTCGTTGACCATTGCGGCACAGTTTTACGCCGAAACAGAGGTCAGCTTTTATGTGCCGGCAGCAGTGTTTATGCCAAGACCAAAGGTAGATTCCATTGTCGTGACACTTAAAAAGAGGACAGCGCCGGTGATTCAAGTGACGGATAAAAAGCTTTTTTTCCAGATCGTAAAGGCTTCGTTTTTAAACAGAAGAAAGACATTGATCAACGGCCTGCAAATGAATACCGACTACCCAAAGAAACAATTGCTGGCAGCATTGGAAAAATGCGGCATAGCCCCGGGTGTGCGTGGAGAAACCCTGACAGGAGAAGATTTTGCCCGTCTGGCAAATACTCTATCAGGCGAGTAG
- the gcvH gene encoding glycine cleavage system protein GcvH: protein MNVPQELKYDKEQHLWIAIDDNVATIGITDFAQDKMGDILFVELADEDDEFERGDEFSVVESGKKASPLEAPFAFKVLESNEDLDDEPEAINEDAYANWIVKVQITDDEGVEDLVDAAAYEAAIAE from the coding sequence ATGAACGTACCACAGGAATTAAAATACGACAAAGAACAACACCTTTGGATTGCAATCGATGATAACGTAGCAACCATCGGTATTACCGATTTTGCACAGGACAAAATGGGCGATATTTTATTCGTAGAGCTGGCTGATGAAGATGACGAATTTGAACGCGGGGATGAATTCTCAGTTGTAGAATCCGGCAAGAAGGCTTCTCCGCTGGAAGCGCCGTTTGCTTTTAAGGTTCTGGAATCCAATGAAGATTTAGACGATGAACCAGAAGCCATTAACGAAGACGCTTATGCAAACTGGATCGTTAAAGTTCAGATCACAGACGACGAAGGCGTTGAAGATTTAGTGGACGCAGCTGCGTACGAAGCAGCGATTGCTGAGTAA
- the lpdA gene encoding dihydrolipoyl dehydrogenase, with product MRITVIGAGPGGYEAAIMAAKLGAEVTCIEKDEVGGTCLNRGCIPTKAFLAASDVLETVESAKDFGINIDGTVTVDYKAVVDRKNKVKDGLIKGIHFLFEENKVNLIKGTGKIVDKNTVEVTKEDGSTETVKTDKIILATGSVPVSPGMFKYDGKKVITSDEVLDLEKAPESMIIVGGGVIGCEIGQFLSRMGTKVTIVEALEQILPNEDKDVSKQLLRQFKKDKIKVHTGVGVAEVEVSDNGVKASLANGKSVEAEIMLVAIGRRSFVDNLGAQDAGVEVDERGRIAVNDKMETSAPGVYAIGDIVATAQLAHVASKEGIVAVENAMGADKHVAYAAVPRCVYTEPEVAGVGLTEKDCEKKGIEYKLGTFDFRALGKAQAIGKIQGFVKVIVDNNDVIVGASIVGPHATDLLAELSLAVHLGLTAEQVGDVIHPHPSLSEALMEALHDVHGKSVHK from the coding sequence ATGAGAATTACTGTAATAGGTGCAGGCCCTGGCGGTTATGAAGCTGCCATCATGGCTGCAAAACTGGGTGCGGAAGTCACCTGTATTGAAAAAGACGAAGTCGGCGGTACCTGTTTAAACCGCGGCTGTATTCCAACAAAGGCTTTTCTGGCCGCTTCCGATGTTCTGGAAACTGTTGAAAGCGCCAAGGATTTTGGTATTAACATTGATGGTACGGTCACGGTTGATTACAAAGCCGTTGTAGACCGTAAAAATAAAGTAAAAGACGGCCTGATCAAGGGCATTCATTTCCTGTTTGAAGAAAATAAGGTCAACCTGATCAAGGGGACGGGTAAAATCGTCGATAAAAATACCGTTGAGGTTACCAAGGAAGACGGATCCACCGAAACCGTCAAAACCGACAAAATTATTCTGGCCACCGGTTCTGTTCCGGTGAGCCCGGGAATGTTCAAATATGACGGCAAAAAAGTCATTACTTCCGACGAAGTGCTGGATCTGGAAAAAGCGCCGGAATCCATGATCATCGTCGGCGGCGGGGTTATCGGCTGCGAAATCGGCCAGTTCCTGAGCCGTATGGGGACAAAGGTAACCATTGTAGAAGCGCTGGAACAGATTCTTCCAAACGAAGATAAGGATGTTTCCAAGCAGCTCCTGCGCCAGTTTAAAAAAGACAAGATCAAGGTACACACCGGTGTCGGTGTGGCTGAGGTTGAAGTTTCTGACAATGGCGTAAAGGCTTCCTTAGCCAACGGCAAGTCCGTTGAAGCTGAGATTATGCTGGTGGCCATTGGACGCCGAAGCTTTGTGGACAATTTAGGCGCACAGGATGCCGGTGTTGAAGTGGACGAACGCGGCCGCATTGCGGTTAACGATAAGATGGAAACCTCTGCCCCTGGCGTCTATGCCATCGGCGATATCGTAGCCACTGCCCAGCTGGCCCACGTTGCCTCCAAGGAAGGCATCGTCGCTGTTGAAAACGCCATGGGCGCAGACAAGCATGTCGCCTATGCCGCGGTACCGCGCTGTGTATACACCGAACCAGAGGTTGCCGGCGTTGGTTTAACGGAAAAAGACTGTGAAAAGAAGGGCATTGAGTACAAGCTTGGAACCTTTGATTTCAGAGCTTTAGGCAAGGCGCAGGCCATCGGCAAGATCCAGGGCTTTGTAAAAGTTATTGTGGATAACAACGACGTGATTGTCGGTGCGTCCATTGTCGGACCGCACGCAACCGACCTGCTGGCTGAGCTGAGCCTGGCTGTGCATTTAGGCTTGACCGCTGAACAGGTTGGCGATGTTATTCATCCGCATCCATCACTGTCTGAAGCATTGATGGAAGCACTGCACGACGTGCACGGAAAATCCGTTCATAAATAA
- a CDS encoding ASKHA domain-containing protein, with protein sequence MRVLFPLLEEEIEVNQDSLVSDVCASIGLPLNLVCGGKGRCKKCLVNVKEKGEMKEVLACQYSVSDGMEIYASREQAASQILETSSNSDLPFNPIVKCYSLNYSELVTPMCTYDLDVLRKLIPQTLDTPDYSVLKHFSEVYFLKGYEKLHVIVSGNKIIDFIPSNEAEKPIYGIAFDIGTTSVVGYLYDITSGCLLNQHSMLNKQIAFGGDVISRIDYAGEGPESLHKIHEAIMDTLAEIVTQVCKKASVDTNDVYQTVYCGNSTMAHLFLELNPKHLGLAPFLGFCKDAVSLKGMDTPLPVNPKGTVTFMPLLGGFVGADTTAVLLGLPRDKKMRLMIDLGTNGEIAVGNCDKYYVASTACGPALEGAGLTMGMRGTTGAIEKVGCENGRITYSVIGKTAPQGFCGSGIVDAIAMLFREGLIAKRGNFIKGDALDAHPMKNRFGVDENNQRHFKIVTASENPEGKDIIITQKDVRAVQLAKAAIYTGCCLLSENYGIKGSDLEEIVIAGAFGNYIDVHNAQFIGLLPKIEGVPVRSIGNGAGTGAQLYLLSEEEADICNAIPTITTHIELATDPKFVDTYMMNTMFGDNVMI encoded by the coding sequence ATGCGCGTATTGTTCCCATTACTTGAGGAAGAAATAGAAGTGAACCAGGACAGTTTGGTTTCTGATGTTTGTGCTTCCATCGGACTGCCCTTAAACCTTGTCTGCGGCGGAAAGGGACGCTGTAAAAAATGCCTGGTTAATGTGAAGGAAAAGGGTGAAATGAAAGAGGTGCTGGCCTGTCAGTACTCTGTCTCTGACGGAATGGAAATCTATGCATCCCGCGAACAGGCGGCCAGTCAGATCCTTGAGACCTCATCCAACAGCGATCTGCCCTTTAATCCCATTGTAAAATGCTATTCACTAAACTATTCTGAACTTGTTACACCCATGTGTACTTATGATCTGGACGTTCTGCGTAAGCTCATACCTCAGACTCTTGATACACCAGACTATTCTGTTTTAAAACATTTTTCAGAAGTCTATTTTTTAAAGGGTTATGAAAAACTTCACGTAATCGTCTCGGGTAACAAAATAATTGATTTCATTCCTTCCAATGAAGCAGAAAAGCCAATTTATGGCATTGCCTTTGACATTGGCACCACCTCTGTCGTCGGCTATCTCTATGATATCACCAGCGGCTGCCTGCTGAACCAGCACTCCATGCTCAACAAGCAGATCGCGTTTGGTGGCGATGTTATCAGCCGTATTGACTATGCCGGCGAAGGGCCGGAAAGCCTGCACAAAATTCATGAAGCCATCATGGACACTCTGGCTGAAATCGTCACTCAGGTATGCAAAAAAGCATCCGTCGATACAAACGATGTTTACCAGACCGTTTACTGTGGAAACAGTACCATGGCCCATCTATTCCTGGAACTCAATCCAAAGCATCTCGGTCTGGCACCTTTCCTTGGTTTTTGTAAAGACGCTGTGTCTCTCAAGGGTATGGACACACCGCTTCCGGTCAACCCCAAGGGCACGGTTACCTTTATGCCTTTACTCGGCGGTTTTGTGGGAGCAGATACCACAGCGGTTCTTTTAGGCCTGCCACGCGATAAAAAAATGCGGCTTATGATTGACCTCGGTACAAATGGCGAGATTGCTGTCGGAAACTGTGACAAATATTATGTCGCCTCCACCGCCTGCGGCCCGGCTCTGGAAGGAGCAGGTCTGACCATGGGAATGCGCGGCACCACCGGCGCTATCGAAAAGGTCGGCTGTGAAAACGGCAGAATCACTTATTCTGTCATCGGTAAAACTGCCCCTCAGGGCTTCTGCGGCTCCGGTATTGTCGATGCCATCGCCATGCTGTTCCGCGAAGGGCTCATTGCCAAACGGGGTAATTTCATCAAAGGTGATGCTTTAGACGCCCATCCCATGAAAAACCGTTTTGGCGTGGATGAAAATAACCAGCGGCATTTTAAAATTGTCACTGCCAGTGAGAATCCAGAGGGCAAAGACATTATTATTACACAAAAAGACGTCCGTGCGGTCCAGCTCGCAAAGGCCGCTATCTACACTGGCTGCTGCCTGCTCTCGGAAAATTACGGCATTAAGGGCAGTGACCTTGAAGAGATCGTCATTGCCGGCGCCTTCGGAAATTATATTGATGTCCACAATGCTCAGTTTATCGGATTACTGCCTAAAATCGAGGGTGTTCCGGTGCGCTCTATCGGCAACGGCGCAGGTACCGGCGCACAGCTATACTTACTCTCGGAGGAAGAAGCGGATATCTGCAATGCTATTCCCACCATTACCACCCATATCGAGCTGGCCACCGATCCAAAATTTGTCGATACCTATATGATGAACACCATGTTTGGGGATAACGTGATGATTTAG
- a CDS encoding methyltetrahydrofolate cobalamin methyltransferase — MIIIGEKLNGAIPVVKKAIEEKDEAFIRDRAIAQAEAGATYIDVCAGTAPEIELESLKWMMDIVQEAVETPLCIDSPDPEILKAVFPLCKKPGLVNSVSGEGNKMDVLLPLFDDADPTWELVAMTCDNAGIPNTVEKKVELTKMMVEEAKKHNLTPNRIHIDPCVMALSTENHSFLNFKAEIEGIREIYPDIHITSGLSNISFGLPARKLMNQNFMTLSMFVGMDSAVMDPTSRDMMGAIYSTEALLGNDRLCRKYSKAFRQGKIGPVQAK; from the coding sequence ATGATTATTATTGGAGAAAAACTGAACGGTGCGATTCCAGTGGTTAAAAAAGCCATTGAAGAAAAAGACGAAGCATTCATTAGAGACAGAGCGATTGCTCAGGCAGAAGCTGGTGCTACCTACATCGACGTATGTGCTGGTACAGCTCCAGAAATTGAACTGGAATCTTTAAAATGGATGATGGACATTGTGCAGGAAGCCGTTGAAACACCACTGTGTATCGACAGCCCGGACCCTGAAATTTTAAAAGCTGTTTTTCCATTATGTAAAAAACCAGGTCTGGTAAACTCTGTTTCCGGCGAAGGCAACAAAATGGACGTTCTTTTACCATTATTTGACGATGCAGACCCAACATGGGAACTGGTTGCGATGACCTGTGACAATGCAGGTATTCCAAACACCGTTGAAAAGAAAGTTGAATTGACAAAAATGATGGTTGAAGAAGCTAAAAAGCATAATCTGACACCAAACAGAATTCATATTGACCCATGCGTAATGGCTTTATCAACAGAAAACCATTCTTTCTTAAACTTCAAAGCAGAAATCGAAGGAATCAGAGAGATTTATCCGGACATTCATATTACCTCAGGCTTAAGTAATATTTCTTTCGGCTTACCAGCCAGAAAATTAATGAACCAGAATTTCATGACCTTATCTATGTTTGTTGGTATGGATTCAGCAGTTATGGATCCAACGAGCCGCGATATGATGGGCGCTATCTATTCAACTGAAGCTTTATTAGGCAACGACAGACTTTGCAGAAAATACAGCAAGGCTTTCAGACAGGGTAAGATTGGTCCAGTTCAGGCTAAATAA
- a CDS encoding bifunctional 5,10-methylenetetrahydrofolate dehydrogenase/5,10-methenyltetrahydrofolate cyclohydrolase: MAAKLLSGKEVSESMLAKVLEDAKSLIAGGVQPKLAIMRVGADPGSISYEKSIITRMGKSSIEVESVEFPEDVTQADFVSKLKTLNDDKNIHAVLIFKPLPEQLDEEEIKYILSPEKDPDALNPTNLGKLMIADERGFFPCTAEGVMELLKHYEIDVKGKDVVIINNSNVLGKPLAIMLTNEFATVTMCHVFTKDTPSYTKKADIVVTAAGIYGLVKPDMLSENCILVDVAMSQMKDENGEFVLNEEGKKIRTGDAHVDCLDKVAMITSATPGCGGGTGPITTALLAQHVIKACKQQNNL, encoded by the coding sequence ATGGCAGCAAAATTATTAAGTGGTAAAGAAGTAAGTGAGTCCATGTTAGCTAAGGTTCTGGAGGATGCAAAATCCCTGATTGCCGGAGGCGTTCAGCCGAAGCTGGCAATTATGCGTGTTGGAGCAGATCCGGGTTCCATTTCTTATGAAAAGAGCATCATCACCAGAATGGGAAAATCGAGCATTGAAGTCGAATCTGTGGAATTTCCTGAAGATGTAACACAGGCTGATTTTGTATCAAAATTAAAAACGCTTAATGATGATAAAAACATTCATGCAGTTTTAATCTTCAAACCGCTTCCGGAACAGCTGGACGAAGAAGAAATCAAATATATCTTAAGCCCGGAAAAAGATCCGGATGCCTTAAATCCGACAAACCTTGGTAAATTAATGATCGCAGATGAAAGAGGCTTCTTCCCATGTACAGCAGAAGGCGTTATGGAACTCCTGAAGCACTACGAAATTGATGTTAAGGGCAAAGATGTCGTCATCATCAATAACTCAAATGTTCTTGGAAAACCGCTGGCCATTATGCTGACCAATGAGTTCGCAACGGTTACCATGTGTCACGTGTTTACAAAAGACACACCGTCTTACACAAAGAAAGCCGATATTGTTGTTACCGCTGCCGGCATCTATGGCCTGGTTAAGCCGGATATGCTAAGCGAAAACTGTATCCTGGTTGACGTTGCAATGTCTCAGATGAAAGACGAAAACGGCGAATTTGTATTGAATGAAGAAGGCAAAAAAATCCGTACAGGTGATGCCCACGTCGACTGCCTGGATAAGGTTGCGATGATCACCTCTGCCACACCTGGCTGTGGCGGCGGAACTGGCCCAATCACCACGGCTCTGCTGGCACAGCATGTCATCAAAGCCTGCAAGCAGCAGAATAATTTATAG
- a CDS encoding PadR family transcriptional regulator, with protein MKSIKRVCACKGGTLTRFIQPVILTVLSEQDDHGYSILSKLSGTYLWKDKKPDASGLYRTLKNMEQQGLIVSHIDIADNENMGKRVFSITPAGVECMMHWKETLEDYQKGIDEIIAGISEAAEKRKPN; from the coding sequence ATGAAAAGTATTAAAAGAGTGTGTGCCTGTAAAGGAGGTACCCTGACCCGTTTTATACAGCCTGTGATCCTGACCGTTTTGTCAGAACAAGACGATCATGGCTACAGCATTTTATCAAAACTTTCCGGAACTTATCTGTGGAAGGATAAGAAGCCAGATGCTTCGGGTCTTTACAGAACCCTTAAAAATATGGAACAGCAGGGGCTCATCGTTTCACATATCGACATTGCCGATAATGAAAATATGGGAAAACGCGTTTTTTCCATTACGCCTGCAGGCGTAGAGTGTATGATGCACTGGAAGGAAACACTGGAGGATTACCAAAAAGGAATCGATGAAATCATTGCCGGGATCTCGGAAGCGGCTGAAAAGAGAAAACCGAACTAA
- a CDS encoding formate--tetrahydrofolate ligase — protein sequence MGFKSDIEIAQEAKPQDIREIAAKLGLTEDDLELYGKYKAKVDYNLLKRETGKKARLILTTAINPTPAGEGKTTTTIGVADALSKLGKNTLVALREPSLGPVFGVKGGAAGGGYAQVVPMEDINLHFTGDFHAIGAANNLLAAMLDNHIQQGNELNIDPKRITWRRCVDMNDRQLRNIVDGLGKKGDGAVRQDGFDITVASEIMAAFCLASDIVDLKDRMGRIIVGYTYDDEPVTAGQLKANGAMAALLKDALKPNLVQTLEGTPSFVHGGPFANIAHGCNSVIATKMAMHFASDYVVTEAGFGADLGAEKFLDIKCRMAGLKPDAVIIVATVRALKYNGGVPKDELNNENLEALEAGLPNLLKHVENITQVYKLPAVVAINRFPLDTEAELQLVEDKCRALGVNVALSEVWAKGGEGGVAVANEVIRLCEEGENSFQFSYEDDMSIKDKINAIATKIYGADGVDYTPEADAEIAKLTKLGFDKVPVCMAKTQYSLTDDQTKLGRPTGFRITVRQASISAGAGFIVCLTGEIMKMPGLPKEPAAERIDVDENGVISGLF from the coding sequence ATGGGTTTCAAATCAGACATCGAAATTGCACAGGAAGCTAAACCACAAGACATTCGTGAGATTGCTGCCAAGTTGGGTTTAACAGAGGATGACTTAGAATTATATGGTAAATATAAAGCTAAAGTCGATTATAATTTGTTAAAACGGGAAACCGGAAAGAAAGCAAGATTAATCTTAACAACTGCAATCAATCCGACTCCTGCTGGTGAAGGGAAAACGACAACAACGATCGGTGTTGCAGATGCTCTTTCTAAATTGGGCAAAAACACACTCGTTGCTTTAAGAGAACCTTCCTTAGGACCAGTTTTTGGTGTTAAGGGCGGCGCTGCCGGCGGCGGTTACGCTCAGGTTGTTCCAATGGAAGATATTAACCTCCATTTCACAGGTGACTTCCATGCAATCGGTGCAGCAAACAACCTTTTAGCTGCAATGCTTGATAATCACATTCAACAGGGAAATGAATTAAACATTGATCCTAAGAGAATTACCTGGAGACGCTGTGTTGACATGAACGACCGTCAGTTGCGTAACATCGTCGATGGTCTAGGTAAAAAAGGTGATGGTGCAGTCCGTCAGGATGGTTTTGACATTACAGTTGCTTCTGAAATTATGGCAGCCTTCTGTCTGGCAAGCGACATCGTTGACTTGAAAGATAGAATGGGCCGTATCATTGTCGGCTATACTTACGATGATGAACCAGTAACCGCTGGCCAGTTAAAAGCCAACGGAGCTATGGCTGCTCTATTAAAGGATGCTTTGAAACCAAATCTGGTACAGACACTGGAAGGAACTCCTTCTTTTGTACACGGCGGACCATTTGCAAACATCGCTCATGGCTGCAACTCTGTAATCGCTACAAAGATGGCAATGCATTTCGCTTCAGACTATGTTGTAACTGAAGCTGGCTTCGGCGCAGACTTAGGCGCAGAAAAATTCCTGGATATTAAATGCCGTATGGCTGGTTTGAAACCAGACGCTGTTATTATCGTAGCAACGGTAAGAGCACTGAAATATAACGGTGGTGTTCCAAAGGATGAATTGAATAACGAAAATCTGGAAGCTCTGGAAGCTGGTCTTCCAAACCTGTTAAAACATGTTGAAAACATTACTCAGGTATACAAATTACCTGCAGTTGTTGCGATCAACCGCTTCCCGTTAGATACTGAAGCAGAATTACAATTAGTAGAAGATAAATGTAGAGCGCTTGGCGTTAACGTTGCACTGTCCGAAGTATGGGCAAAAGGCGGCGAAGGCGGTGTGGCGGTTGCCAACGAAGTTATCCGTCTCTGTGAAGAAGGCGAAAACAGCTTCCAGTTCTCTTATGAAGATGACATGAGCATCAAGGATAAGATCAATGCCATCGCTACTAAGATTTACGGCGCTGACGGTGTAGACTACACTCCGGAAGCGGACGCTGAAATTGCAAAATTAACCAAACTGGGCTTTGATAAAGTACCAGTATGTATGGCTAAGACACAGTACTCCTTAACGGATGACCAGACAAAACTGGGCCGCCCGACTGGCTTCAGAATCACTGTTCGTCAGGCGAGTATCTCCGCTGGGGCAGGCTTTATCGTATGCTTAACCGGTGAAATCATGAAGATGCCTGGTTTGCCAAAAGAACCAGCGGCTGAACGTATCGACGTTGATGAAAACGGCGTAATTTCTGGCTTATTCTAA
- a CDS encoding methylenetetrahydrofolate reductase, whose amino-acid sequence MSSLLQQTLEAGKFAITAEMAPPKGTDFSHILEIADLLKGRVQGVNVTDFQSAAVKASSLAMCVELERKGLEPILQMTGRDRNRIAIQGEMLSAGHFGIKNMLALTGDHTTTGDNPEAKPVFEMDSVSILQTAEVLMSGQDLAGNELQGSPDFYLGACVTPVFDPVEVQLIKMRNKIKAGAKFFQTQGVFDIEVMREFKELTKDMDCYVLAGIIPLKSAGMAKFMNRSVPGISVPDALIERLTEAEDKAAEGIKIAGEFVAQLKEEGVCDGAHIMAIGAEENVPKILDVAGL is encoded by the coding sequence ATGAGCAGTTTATTACAACAGACATTAGAAGCCGGTAAATTTGCGATTACTGCAGAAATGGCACCACCAAAAGGGACTGATTTCAGCCATATTTTAGAGATTGCTGACCTGTTAAAGGGCCGTGTACAGGGCGTTAACGTAACAGACTTCCAGTCTGCGGCTGTTAAGGCTTCTTCACTGGCCATGTGTGTTGAACTGGAAAGAAAGGGTCTTGAACCCATCTTACAGATGACCGGCCGTGACCGTAACCGTATCGCCATCCAGGGTGAAATGTTATCCGCAGGCCATTTCGGCATTAAAAACATGCTGGCCTTAACCGGTGACCACACCACTACTGGTGATAACCCTGAAGCTAAGCCGGTATTTGAAATGGACTCTGTATCCATTCTTCAGACGGCTGAAGTGCTGATGAGCGGCCAGGATTTGGCAGGCAACGAATTACAGGGCTCTCCGGATTTTTATCTGGGCGCCTGTGTGACCCCTGTCTTTGATCCGGTTGAAGTACAGCTGATTAAAATGCGCAATAAAATCAAAGCCGGCGCTAAGTTCTTCCAGACACAGGGCGTATTCGATATCGAAGTAATGCGTGAATTTAAAGAACTGACCAAGGACATGGACTGCTATGTTCTGGCAGGGATCATTCCGCTTAAATCTGCCGGTATGGCAAAATTCATGAACCGCAGCGTACCGGGTATCTCTGTACCGGATGCTTTAATCGAACGTTTGACCGAAGCTGAAGACAAAGCGGCTGAAGGCATCAAGATTGCCGGCGAATTTGTGGCTCAGCTGAAGGAAGAAGGCGTATGCGACGGCGCGCATATTATGGCCATCGGCGCAGAAGAAAACGTACCGAAAATTCTGGATGTAGCTGGTTTATAG
- a CDS encoding cyclodeaminase/cyclohydrolase family protein has product MGIADKKCTEFVEVLYSKSAVPGGGGAAALVGAIGTALAGMVGNLTTGKKKYAEYEEDIQRILGEAQALQDQLMAMIDQDAENFAPLAKAYSLPTETEEQKAHKAEVMEECTKVACGVPIEIVRVCYKSIKLHEELVHKGSALAISDVGVGVQCLRAAMISGWLNVLINIKTMQDRDYVASVENELKPMLEDGIAICDTVYAEVEKQLS; this is encoded by the coding sequence ATGGGAATCGCAGACAAAAAATGTACAGAATTTGTCGAAGTACTTTACAGTAAAAGCGCTGTTCCTGGCGGCGGCGGTGCAGCGGCACTGGTTGGCGCCATTGGCACGGCACTCGCAGGAATGGTCGGCAATCTGACCACCGGTAAGAAAAAATATGCTGAATATGAAGAAGATATCCAGAGAATTCTTGGCGAAGCACAGGCGCTGCAGGATCAGCTGATGGCGATGATTGATCAGGATGCCGAAAATTTCGCGCCTCTGGCCAAGGCCTACAGCCTTCCAACAGAAACGGAAGAACAGAAGGCACATAAGGCAGAAGTAATGGAAGAATGTACAAAGGTAGCCTGCGGCGTACCCATTGAGATTGTTCGTGTATGCTATAAGAGCATTAAGCTTCACGAAGAACTTGTTCACAAGGGGTCTGCTTTGGCTATTTCTGACGTTGGTGTTGGCGTACAATGCCTGCGCGCAGCGATGATCAGCGGCTGGCTGAATGTTTTAATCAATATTAAAACCATGCAGGACAGAGACTATGTGGCTTCCGTTGAAAATGAGCTGAAGCCAATGCTTGAAGATGGTATTGCGATTTGCGACACTGTTTATGCTGAAGTGGAAAAACAGTTGTCCTAA